From the genome of Argentina anserina chromosome 4, drPotAnse1.1, whole genome shotgun sequence, one region includes:
- the LOC126791241 gene encoding MLP-like protein 28, with protein sequence MSLQGKVEAEIELTSPADKFYNIFKSQAHHVPNTSASGTITGVAVHEGDWETEGSIKIWNYEIEGEVGTFKEKVEFDDVNKAAIVHGLEGDVFQYYKSFKGVYQFTQKDEGCSIANLSIEYEKLSEEVAAPDKYIRLMTNLVKDLDAHFIKA encoded by the exons ATGTCTCTTCAAGGTAAGGTGGAGGCTGAAATTGAACTCACATCACCTGCTGACAAGTTCTACAACATCTTCAAGAGTCAAGCTCACCACGTCCCAAACACTTCTGCAAGTGGTACCATAACCGGAGTTGCGGTGCATGAAGGAGACTGGGAAACTGAAGGATCTATTAAGATTTGGAATTACGAAATAG AGGGCGAGGTTGGGACATTCAAGGAGAAGGTGGAGTTCGACGATGTGAACAAGGCTGCAATTGTCCATGGGTTGGAAGGAGATGTGTTTCAGTATTACAAGAGCTTCAAGGGCGTCTATCAATTCACTCAAAAGGATGAGGGTTGCAGCATTGCAAATCTGTCCATTGAATATGAAAAACTGAGTGAGGAGGTTGCAGCGCCGGATAAGTACATCCGCCTGATGACTAACCTCGTCAAGGATCTTGATGCACACTTCATCAAGGCCTAA